Within the Nerophis ophidion isolate RoL-2023_Sa linkage group LG01, RoL_Noph_v1.0, whole genome shotgun sequence genome, the region GCCCCGGGGGCCACACTTTAGGGGGTTGTTTAAACACTTGGTCTTGATAGCATTTAAATTGTCCTTTACAGTGCGAGGGCCACTTGTTTAAACACTTGATTTTGATGGCATTAAAGTGTCCTCTACATTGTGAGGGCCACTGAGAGGCCccgggggccacactttggacaaccTTGTTTAAACACTTGGTCTTGATGGCATTAAAAGTGTCCTCTATAGTGTGAGGGCCaccggggccacactttggacacccttgttaaaACACTTGGTCTTGATGGCATTAAAGTCTCCTTTACAGTGTGAGGGTCACTGAGAGGCCCCGGGGCCAcgctttggacacccttgtttaAACACTTGGTCTTGATGGCATTAAAAGCGTCCTCTATAGTGTGAGGGCCACTGAGAGGCCCctgggggccacactttggacacccttgtttaAACACTTGCTGTTGATGGCATTAAAAGTGTCCTTTACAGTGTGAGGGCCACTGAGAGGCCCctgggggccacactttggacacccttgtttaAACACTTGCTGTTGATGGCATTAAAAGTGTCCTTTACAGTGTGAGGGCCACTGAGAGGCCCctgggggccacactttggacacccttgtttaAACACTTGCTGTTGATGGCATTAAAAGTGTCCTTTACAGTGTGAGGGCCACTGAGAGGCCCctgggggccacactttggacacccttgtttaAACACTTGCTGTTGATGGCATTAAAAGTGTCCTTTACAGTGTGAGGGCCACTGAGAGCCCCctgggggccacactttggacacccttgtttaAACACTTGCTGTTGATGGCATTAAAAGTGTCCTTTACAGTGTGAGGGCCACTGAGAGGCCCctgggggccacactttggacacccttgtttaAACACTTGCTGTTGATGGCATTAAAAGTGTCCTTTACAGTGTGAGGGCCACTGAGAGGCCCctgggggccacactttggacacccttgtttaAACACTTGCTGTTGATGGCATTAAAAGTGTCCTTTACAGTGTGAGGGCCACtgaggccacactttggacacccttgtatAAACACTTGGTCTTGATGGCATTAAAAGTGTCCTCTACATTTTGAGGGCCACTGAGAGGccccggggccacactttggagaCCCTGGTTTAAACACTTGATCTTGATGGCATtaaagtgtcctctacagtgtGAGGGCCACTGAGAGGCCCTGGGGGCCACACTCTGGACACCCTTGTTTAAACACTTGGTGTTGATGGCATTAAAAGTGTCCTCTATAGTGTGAGGGCCACTGAGAGGCCccgggggccacactttggacacccttgtttaAACACTTGATTTTGATGGCATTAAAGTGTCCTTTACAGTGTGAGGGCCACTGAGAGGCCCCCGGGGCCACACTTCGGACACCCTTGTTTAAACACTTGGTGTTGATGGCATTAAAGTGTCCTCCACATTGTGAGGGCCACtgaggccacactttggacacccttgtttaAACACATGATTTTGATGGTATTAAAGTGTCCTCTATAGTGTGAGGCCCACTGAGAGGCCccaggggccacactttggacacccttgtatAAACACTTGGTCTTGATGGCATTaaaagtgtcctctacagtgtGAGGGCCACTGAGAAGCTccgggggccacactttggacacccctgtataaACACTCGGTGTTGATGGCATTAAAAGCGTCCTCTACAGTGTGAGGGCCACtgaggccacactttggacacccttgtttaAACACATGATTTTGATGGTATTAAAGTGTCCTCTATAGTGTGAGGCCCACTGAGAGGCCccaggggccacactttggacacccttgtttaAACACTTGGTGTTGATGGCATTaaaagtgtcctctacagtgtgagggccacactttggacacccttgtatAAACACTTGGTCTTGATGGCATTaaaagtgtcctctacagtgtGAGGGCCACTGAGAAGCTccgggggccacactttggacaccctggttTAAACACTTGGTCTTGATGGCATTaaaagtgtcctctacagtgtGAGGCCCACTGAGAGGCCccaggggccacactttggacacctttgtTTAAACACTTGGTGTTGATGGCATTaaaagtgtcctctacagtgtGAGGCCCACTGAGAGGCCccaggggccacactttggacacccttgtttaAACACTTGGTGTTGATGGCATTaaaagtgtcctctacagtgtgagggccacactttggacacccttgtttaAACACTTGGTCTTGATGGCATTaaaagtgtcctctacagtgtGAGGGCCACTGAGAACCTccgggggccacactttggacacccctgtataaACACTTGGTCTTAATGGCATTAAAAGTGTCTTCTACAGTGtgagggccacactttggacacccttgtttaAACACTTGGTCTTGATGGCATTaaaagtgtcctctacagtgtGAGGGCCACTGAGAAGCTCcgagggccacactttggacacccttgtatAAACACTTGGTCTTGATGGCATTaaaagtgtcctctacagtgtGAGGCCCACTGAGAGGCCccaggggccacactttggacacccttgtttaAACACTTGGTGTTGATGGCATTaaaagtgtcctctacagtgtgagggccacactttggacacccttgtttaAACACTTGGTCTTGATGGCATTaaaagtgtcctctacagtgtGAGGGTCACTGAGAAGCTccgggggccacactttggacacccttgtatAAACACTTGGTCTTGATGGCATTAAAAGTGTCCTCTATAGTGTgaaggccacactttggacacccttgtttaAACACTTGGTGGCATTAAGTCTCCTCTACAGTGTGAGGGCCACtgaggccacactttggacaccctggtaTAAACACTTGGTCTTGACGGCATTAAAAGTGTCCTCTACATGTGAGGGTCACTGAGAGGCCCCGGGGCCACGCTTTGGACACCCTGGTTTAAACACTTGATTTTGATGGCATTAAAAGCGTCCTCTACATTGTGAGGGCCACTGAGAGGCCCTGGGGGCCACACTTTGAGCACCCTTGTTTAAACACTTGGTCTTGATGGCATTAAAAGTGTCCTCTATAGTGTGAGGGCCACTGAGCGGCCccgggggccacactttggacacccttgtttaAACACTTGGTCTTGATGGCATTAAAGTGTCCTCTACATTGTGAGAGGCCCTGGGGGCCACACTTTAGGCCCCTTGTTTAAACACTTGGTCTTGATAGCATTTAAATTGTCCTCTACAGCGTGAGGGCCACTTTGAGGCTCccgggggccacactttggacaccattgTTTTAACACTCGGTCTTGATGGCATTAAGCCTTCGTGTGACTTAGTTTTGATCAACATTGTGCCGATAAATTCGTTTTATTGTGAGATTTTTGGGCATTTTTGTGTTCGGACAACGGACAAATAGCAGTTTAATCAGAAGTAAACAATGGCTGTTTCTCTAATGTTACTTTTTTCTTCAGTTCTGTTAAATTTACACTTTTCTGTCATATTTTTTGGATTCTTTTTCTAATAGAAATTATTTCAATGGAGGTGCATAAACGTTATTTATATGTAGGGTCGATTGAGGGAGACATAATGGTAAATATAtgcttttattgtcattgtgcatTTATTTTTAGCACGATTTCATTCAttgtaaggaaaaaaaaactaacattttaatTACATTTCTTCATTCTTAAAGCATCCTCTACAGTGTGAGGGCCACtgaggccacactttggacaccctggttTAAATACTTCATCTTGATGGCATTAAAAGCgtcctctacagcagtggtccccaaccaccgggccacagaaggcattttcattaaaaaaaaaaaaaaaaaaaattttattaaatcaacataaaaaaacacaatatacacttacaaatggtgcaccaaccacaaaaaactcccattttcatgacaagaacgttccatttttcatgacaaaaaaaaaaaaaaggacacccccggaccgtgggacaaattattaagcattgaccggtccgcggatacaaaaaagttggggaccactgctctacagtgtAAGGGGTGCTGTGAGGGCCACCGAGAGTCCTTGGGGGTCCACAGCGGGACGACCCAGCAGGGACGTGTCCTGCAGCAGAGAGACCAGCTCCACGGCACCGGGGCCCTTCCCACACACGCCGGCCGTCTTGTCGCTGCAGCCGCTCAGCCGGGAGGTCAGCGACCTCTTGGGCCGCGGCATCCTCTTCCGGTCCGGGTCGTGGACCACGCGGTGCCGGCGGAGGCTCTGCTTCATGGCGAAGGCCCTGCCGCAGCCCGGGTGTCCGCAGGCGAAGGGCCGCAGCTCGTCGTGGAAGGCCCGGATGTGGCTCTGCAGGTTGAAGGTGGTGGTGAAGGAGCGCTCGCAGGCCTCCCGGGGACACTTGAAGACCAGCCGGGTGTCCGAGTGGACCCTCCGGTGCTGCCCCAGGGTCCAGGACTCCTTGAAGACCTTGCCGCACTGCTCGCAGGCGACCGCCGGCCGGTGCTGCTCCTTCCGGTGCTTCAGGTACTCCGTCCAGGTGGCGCCGGTGAACGCGCACCCGTCCAGGGCGCAGGGGTAGCCGCGGTGCACCTTCATGTGGCGTTTGAGGCCGCTGGGGAAAGTGAAGCGCATGCCGCAGCCAGGGTGCGCGCACGGGTAGGCGGGCGCGCGCGTGTGGCGCTCGCTCATGTGCGACTTGAGCTGCTTGTTCTTGCGGAACTCCAGGCCGCAGCCGTCCGCCTGGCAGCGGTACCGCTTGGCTTCTCCGGCGTGGGCGCGGCCGACGTGCCGGGCCCGGTTGGCGTTGGTGGTGAAGGCCTGCGCGCAGCCGTCCACCGCGCAGGGGAAAGGGCGCAGGCCGCTGTGGGTGAGCTGGTGGCGGGCGAGGTGGGAGAGGCTGCAGAAGGCTTTGCCGCAGCCGGCGTGCGGACACGCGTGCGGCTTGACGCCCGTGTGCTTGCACAGGTGCGCGTCCAGCTTCCACTGCTTGTTGTAGGCCGCCGCGCAGCCCGCGAACGAGCAAATGTAACGCTTGTCGGCCATGTCGGGCTCCTGCCCAAAgggaaataaacacatttaattcATCGCAGACGCGTCGACCGACACGTTTTGGCTTTCGACGCCATTTGTCTCCCCATAAGCCTCCGCGGCGTGACGTCACATCAGGGACCCTATCAGAGATGTTTTATGAAAGAGATAACAAAaatttgcaacctcattatattattggctaagttttatattcataaatgtaagtttcttaatacccgtcctatttatttgtgcctttaaaaaaaaagatctggaactttacattaaaacgctctctaccgataacaacaaaaaagctgtgagaacgatgatgctgtgttccaaatttaagttgtttgatgaatctgaataagcctacggctttgcattttgtttattagccatccatttttctaccgcttattccctttcggggtcgcggggggcgctggcgcctatctcagctacaatcgggcggaaggcagggtacaccctggacaagtcgccacctcatcgcagcattttgtttattatccatccattttctaccgcttattccctttcggggtcgcggggggcgctggcgcctatctcagctacaatcgggcggaaggcagggtacaccctggacaagtcgccacctcatcgcagcattttgtttattatccatccattttctaccgcttattccctttcggggtcgcggggggcgctggcgcctatctcagctacaatcgggcggaaggtagggtacaccctggacaagtcgccacctcatcgcagcattttgtttattatccatccatttccgaccgcttattccctttcggggtcgcggggggcgctggcgcctatctcagctacaatcgggcggaaggcagggtacaccctggacaagtcgccacctcatcgcagcattttgattattatatatatatattttttttgtattctatttttattattttaaacttaCAACcttctggcgctgttttgtattgttttcataatgttttataatgttttatattgttgtttgacttactgtttgtaattgttgaaatttataaataaacctttaaaaaaaaaaaaaaagttttatgaaAGAgataacaaaaatttgaaaaggaattctacctttgcaacctcattatattattggctaagttttatattcataaatgtaagtttcttaatacccgtcctatcttttgtgcctttaaaaaaaagatctggaactttacattaaaacgctctctaccgatgacaacaaaaaaagctgtgaaaacgatgatgatgtgttccaaatttaagttgtttttgcattttgtttattatccatccatttttctaccgcttattccctttcggggtcgcggggggcgctggcgcctatctcagctacaatcgggcggaaggcagggtacaccctggacaagtcgccacctcatcgcagcattttgtttattatatatatatatatttttttgtattctatttttattattttgaacttacaacctcctggcgctgttttgtactgttttcataatgttttatattgttgtttgacttactgtttgtaattgttgaaatttataaataaacctttttaaaaaaaagaaaaaaaagttttatgaaagagatgttatttttttttactcttttttttaaaatatatatatagacatctatttatacatttcaacatttgcaaacagttgagaaatagtaatcaaagtaagtacaaaaacagaacaaaacagtacaaaaatagtacaaaaaaaaaacaaaacagtgcaaGGGGGTTGTAAagtcaaagtaactaaaatagaatgcaatatatatatatatatatatatatatatatatatatatatatatacatccatccattttctaccgcttattcccttttggggtcgcgggggggcgctggtgcctatctcagctacaattgggcggaaggcgggatacaccctggacaagtcgcctcctcattgcagggcctatgtcagcaatatacaatatatatatttatatgctgaTACACTtttactgcgcttgttgagggatgacaggtctgggtggtatataataagcagtttctcttttaagcatagattgcatcttttattaccatgaattgattaacgtggaccccgacttaaacaagttgaaaaatgtattcgggtgttaccatttagtggtcaattgtacggaatatgtactgaactgtgcaatctactaataaaagtatcaatcaatcaatcaatcaaactgttgtagggtgtgctggatgcaagaatttgccatggtgcctatctcagctacaatcgggcggaaggcggcgtacaccctggacaagtcgccacctcattgcagggcctatatcagcaatatacaatatatatatatatgctgatacaatttcactgcgcttgttgatggatgacaggtctgggtggtatataataagcAGTTTCTcctttaagcataggttgcatcttttattaccactgttgtaaggtgtgctggatgcaagaatttgccatgttgaatattcaataaaatggcaaattcttgcatccagcacaccttacaacagtggtaataaaagatgcaacctatgcttaaaagagaaactgtttattatataccacccagacctgtcatccctcaacaagcacagtgaaatTTTATCAGCATCCCGTCACAGacggagacacctcctaggtaacacatgagccaatcaccacgcccctacgcctacCTGTACCTACCTGTTCTGttccctatataaaccatggtatgtgaatgcttccattaaaatcttctgatgattgagggaacccctcatgaaacagttctgtagagatgaagtagtcttgtgatttttcccacacatacatatattgcgctctaccacggtatcgatcaGTATCATccggataatctaattaagacatatatgtatatatatatatatatatttaaataaatgtacatatatatgtctatatatgggtgtgtgtatatttgtatatatatatgtatatatacgtatattaatgtatatgtgtgtgtatatacatatatatgtatgtatatacattgtatttattattatttattaatattgaatTCTTGAtctgtattttgttttgttttctttgaaaGTGCCTTAACTgttgtgtgaattataaatgtatgtttgttgttcaattggaaagaaaaaaaaaagagataaagactagacatcgagaggagcctGATGTGGTagttggggcatctggtcaggatgccacccgaacgcctccctagggaggtgttccgggcacgtcggaccggtaggaggccacggggaagacccaggacacgttgggaagactatctctcccgcctggcctgggaacgccttgggatcccccgggaagaggggAGTCTgcatgggcttccctgcttaggctgctgcccccgcgacccgatcatggatgatggatggatgaatgaagatGAAGACtagccatccattttcaaccacttgCTCCATTACGGGTTGCATTTGTTATTAATTTATTAATAATCAGTCAAATATCGTCAttgactaattgactgaaagaatTAAGCTCTTTTAGTGACGCTTAGAGTTTCGACAGTTCACATCAATTTACGGCAGCTACATTTTGCCTCAAATCGTGTGTCAAAGTTTGAGTATTTTATCTCggagtaaataaaaaatatatacaaatatatatttgagGAATGTTGGCCAAAAACGCCCAAGCTCGCATATAAAGTAAATTAGCAGCGAGACAATCTCGGCTGACTTAACATCTCTGGCGGACGCTGGACGGTCGATGGTTTCCTGTGCGATCACGACAACATTTGTAAGTGTTTTACCTTAATATTCGTGATAAAAGGCAGCGGCTGGATTTTGTGGAAGCACACAAGAGTGTGCGTGGTTCGAACATAAAGCTGTATTTGGGTCACAATTCGTTAAGAGGAGGCCGAGGGGctcagttagcatgttagctcacTTTGctaactggtgacgtcacgagccAGACTCTCAATGTTTacacttaaaatgtattattattattctcctaTATTATCTTTTAACAATCACAACACATGCGCTAGTCGTAGTATACTAGTTGTTTactcattttatccatccatccatcatcttccgcttatccgaggtcgggtcgcgggggcagcagcctaagcagggaagcccagacttccctatctccagccacttcgtctagctcttcccgggggatcccgaggcgttcccaggccagccgggagacatagtcttcccaacgtgtcctgggtcttccccgtggcctcctaccagctggacgtgccctaaacacctccctagggaggcgttcgggtggcatcctgaccagatgcccgaacctcctcatctggctcctctcgatgtgaaggagcagcggctttacgttgagttcctcccggatggcagagcttctcagcctatctctaagggagagacccgccacacggcggaggaaactcatttcggccgcttgtacccgtgatcttatcctttcggtcatgacccaaagctcatgaccataggtgaggatgggaacgtagatcgaccggtaaattgagagctttgccttccggctcagctccttcttcaccacaacggatcgatacaacgtccgcattactgaagacgccgc harbors:
- the LOC133561473 gene encoding transcription factor IIIA-like, which gives rise to MCLFPFGQEPDMADKRYICSFAGCAAAYNKQWKLDAHLCKHTGVKPHACPHAGCGKAFCSLSHLARHQLTHSGLRPFPCAVDGCAQAFTTNANRARHVGRAHAGEAKRYRCQADGCGLEFRKNKQLKSHMSERHTRAPAYPCAHPGCGMRFTFPSGLKRHMKVHRGYPCALDGCAFTGATWTEYLKHRKEQHRPAVACEQCGKVFKESWTLGQHRRVHSDTRLVFKCPREACERSFTTTFNLQSHIRAFHDELRPFACGHPGCGRAFAMKQSLRRHRVVHDPDRKRMPRPKRSLTSRLSGCSDKTAGVCGKGPGAVELVSLLQDTSLLGRPAVDPQGLSVALTAPLTL